The proteins below come from a single Portunus trituberculatus isolate SZX2019 chromosome 34, ASM1759143v1, whole genome shotgun sequence genomic window:
- the LOC123512690 gene encoding protein ABHD11-like isoform X1 yields the protein MQLLRRTNILRWGKLSIHKGLRDDLRRQISSSVVRCAGVPMSYTLHSPPDSTSSQPPLIIMHGLMGSKTNWKSLGKAIASRMGMEVFTVDARNHGDSPHTDDHSYPLLAEDILLFMQQHSIPTATLMGHSMGGRAVMATALMEPSVVDRLVVLDMSPVGTSKSISSLPRFLEIMLRIAVPPDLSPPQAKTHVDNLLKPAIPEAGIRQFLLTNLTQAPEGGYTWRVNVKGIAKNFNPHISTFPAASLPHHSFEGETFFIAGALSDYLRPKDEEAVEEIFPQASFHYLEGAGHWLHADQPAAFLNLLSLVLLP from the exons ATGCAACTTCTTCGCAGGACCAATATTCTCCGCTGGGGGAAACTTTCTATCCATAAAGGACTCAGGGACGATCTCAGGAGGCAGATCTCCAGCAGTGTTGTGAG ATGTGCAGGGGTTCCTATGTCATACACCCTGCACTCCCCGCCAGACTCCACCAGCAGTCAGCCGCCCCTCATCATCATGCATGGCCTCATGGGCTCCAAGACTAACTGGAAGTCATTGGGTAAAGCCATCGCCTCCAGGATGGGCATGGAG GTGTTCACTGTTGACGCACGGAACCATGGTGACTCCCCACACACTGACGATCACAGCTACCCACTCCTGGCAGAAGACATCCTTCTCTTCATGCAGCAGCACAGCATTCCCACTGCAACACTGATGGGGCACAGCATGGGTGGCCGTGCTGTTATGGCCACAGCGTTGATGGAG CCATCAGTAGTAGACAGATTGGTGGTGTTGGATATGTCACCTGTTGGCACCTCTAAGAGCATCTCCAGCCTGCCTCGCTTCCTGGAGATCATGCTGAGGATTGCCGTGCCCCCAGATCTGTCCCCACCGCAGGCCAAGACACATGTGGACAACCTGCTCAAGCCTGCCATACCT GAGGCGGGCATCAGACAGTTTCTTCTCACCAACCTCACGCAGGCCCCGGAGGGAGGCTACACTTGGAGAGTCAATGTTAAGGGCATAGCTAAGAACTTCAATCCACACATCTCCACATTCCCAGCTGCTTCCCTGCCTCACCACTCCTTTGAGGGGGAGACTTTCTTCATTGCAGGGGCACTCTCAGACTACTTAAG GCCTAAAGATGAGGAGGCAGTTGAAGAAATCTTTCCACAAGCTTCATTCCACTACCTCGAAGGAGCAGGCCACTGGCTACATGCTGACCAGCCTGCAGCATTCCTCAACCTACTTTCTCTGGTGCTGCTCCCCTGA
- the LOC123512690 gene encoding protein ABHD11-like isoform X2, producing MQLLRRTNILRWGKLSIHKGLRDDLRRQISSSVVRCAGVPMSYTLHSPPDSTSSQPPLIIMHGLMGSKTNWKSLGKAIASRMGMEVFTVDARNHGDSPHTDDHSYPLLAEDILLFMQQHSIPTATLMGHSMGGRAVMATALMEPSVVDRLVVLDMSPVGTSKSISSLPRFLEIMLRIAVPPDLSPPQAKTHVDNLLKPAIPEAGIRQFLLTNLTQAPEGGYTWRVNVKGIAKNFNPHISTFPAASLPHHSFEGETFFIAGALSDYLRPKDEEAVEEIFPQASFHYLEGAGHWLHADQPAAFLNLLSLVLLP from the exons ATGCAACTTCTTCGCAGGACCAATATTCTCCGCTGGGGGAAACTTTCTATCCATAAAGGACTCAGGGACGATCTCAGGAGGCAGATCTCCAGCAGTGTTGTGAG ATGTGCAGGGGTTCCTATGTCATACACCCTGCACTCCCCGCCAGACTCCACCAGCAGTCAGCCGCCCCTCATCATCATGCATGGCCTCATGGGCTCCAAGACTAACTGGAAGTCATTGGGTAAAGCCATCGCCTCCAGGATGGGCATGGAG GTGTTCACTGTTGACGCACGGAACCATGGTGACTCCCCACACACTGACGATCACAGCTACCCACTCCTGGCAGAAGACATCCTTCTCTTCATGCAGCAGCACAGCATTCCCACTGCAACACTGATGGGGCACAGCATGGGTGGCCGTGCTGTTATGGCCACAGCGTTGATGGAG CCATCAGTAGTAGACAGATTGGTGGTGTTGGATATGTCACCTGTTGGCACCTCTAAGAGCATCTCCAGCCTGCCTCGCTTCCTGGAGATCATGCTGAGGATTGCCGTGCCCCCAGATCTGTCCCCACCGCAGGCCAAGACACATGTGGACAACCTGCTCAAGCCTGCCATACCT GAGGCGGGCATCAGACAGTTTCTTCTCACCAACCTCACGCAGGCCCCGGAGGGAGGCTACACTTGGAGAGTCAATGTTAAG GGCATAGCTAAGAACTTCAATCCACACATCTCCACATTCCCAGCTGCTTCCCTGCCTCACCACTCCTTTGAGGGGGAGACTTTCTTCATTGCAGGGGCACTCTCAGACTACTTAAG GCCTAAAGATGAGGAGGCAGTTGAAGAAATCTTTCCACAAGCTTCATTCCACTACCTCGAAGGAGCAGGCCACTGGCTACATGCTGACCAGCCTGCAGCATTCCTCAACCTACTTTCTCTGGTGCTGCTCCCCTGA
- the LOC123512690 gene encoding protein ABHD11-like isoform X3, protein MQLLRRTNILRWGKLSIHKGLRDDLRRQISSSVVRCAGVPMSYTLHSPPDSTSSQPPLIIMHGLMGSKTNWKSLGKAIASRMGMEVFTVDARNHGDSPHTDDHSYPLLAEDILLFMQQHSIPTATLMGHSMGGRAVMATALMEPSVVDRLVVLDMSPVGTSKSISSLPRFLEIMLRIAVPPDLSPPQAKTHVDNLLKPAIPEAGIRQFLLTNLTQAPEGGYTWRVNVKGIAKNFNPHISTFPAASLPHHSFEGETFFIAGALSDYLR, encoded by the exons ATGCAACTTCTTCGCAGGACCAATATTCTCCGCTGGGGGAAACTTTCTATCCATAAAGGACTCAGGGACGATCTCAGGAGGCAGATCTCCAGCAGTGTTGTGAG ATGTGCAGGGGTTCCTATGTCATACACCCTGCACTCCCCGCCAGACTCCACCAGCAGTCAGCCGCCCCTCATCATCATGCATGGCCTCATGGGCTCCAAGACTAACTGGAAGTCATTGGGTAAAGCCATCGCCTCCAGGATGGGCATGGAG GTGTTCACTGTTGACGCACGGAACCATGGTGACTCCCCACACACTGACGATCACAGCTACCCACTCCTGGCAGAAGACATCCTTCTCTTCATGCAGCAGCACAGCATTCCCACTGCAACACTGATGGGGCACAGCATGGGTGGCCGTGCTGTTATGGCCACAGCGTTGATGGAG CCATCAGTAGTAGACAGATTGGTGGTGTTGGATATGTCACCTGTTGGCACCTCTAAGAGCATCTCCAGCCTGCCTCGCTTCCTGGAGATCATGCTGAGGATTGCCGTGCCCCCAGATCTGTCCCCACCGCAGGCCAAGACACATGTGGACAACCTGCTCAAGCCTGCCATACCT GAGGCGGGCATCAGACAGTTTCTTCTCACCAACCTCACGCAGGCCCCGGAGGGAGGCTACACTTGGAGAGTCAATGTTAAGGGCATAGCTAAGAACTTCAATCCACACATCTCCACATTCCCAGCTGCTTCCCTGCCTCACCACTCCTTTGAGGGGGAGACTTTCTTCATTGCAGGGGCACTCTCAGACTACTTAAG GTGA
- the LOC123512691 gene encoding peptidyl-tRNA hydrolase ICT1, mitochondrial-like: MLRSCPGISRSLGRTVASCRSLHTSAGAWNYKSNVNLHNIYPQSDLDITKPQEIPKTEGNNFSGYIPMDKVQLTYSRSSGPGGQNVNRINTKVDLRFHLASAEWLSPELKEKLATKHKTSITSNGFLVIRSDKTRSQQLNVAEAMDKLRHLIYTAAFVPPPPAAEDIERARRRHEASTRERLRQKKSHSITKQGRRAPELS; the protein is encoded by the exons ATGTTGCGCTCATGTCCAGGCATTTCACGCTCCCTGGGGCGCACCGTGGCCTCATGTCGCTCCCTGCACACCTCAGCTGGGGCGTGGAACTACAAGAGTAACGTCAATCTGCACAACATCTATCCCCAGAGTGACCTGGACATCACCAAGCCTCAGGAG ATTCCCAAGACTGAGGGAAATAACTTCTCAGGATACATTCCTATGG ACAAGGTGCAGTTGACCTACTCTCGCAGCAGTGGGCCGGGTGGCCAGAATGTCAACAGGATCAACACCAAAGTAGATCTGCGCTTCCATTTGGCATCAGCTGAGTGGCTTTCCCCTgaactgaaggaaaagttgGCAACTAAG CATAAAACAAGCATCACTTCGAACGGCTTCCTGGTGATCCGGTCAGACAAGACACGATCCCAGCAACTGAACGTGGCTGAGGCGATGGACAAGCTGCGTCACCTCATCTACACAGCAGCCTTTgtccctccaccacctgctgccGAGGACATAGAGCGTGCACgacgaag ACACGAGGCATCAACGAGGGAGCGTTTGCGGCAGAAGAAGTCTCATTCCATCACCAAGCAAGGGCGGCGTGCACCTGAACTCAGCTAG